The following DNA comes from Astatotilapia calliptera chromosome 6, fAstCal1.2, whole genome shotgun sequence.
CAATCCAGCAAACAAACCTTTAATGTTCACAGTGTTTacccaccatcatcatcatcagtttcCCACACTGAAAATAATCAAAGCAGGAAGTGAACATTTGTTTCGCTGCAGCATCCCAAAGTAGGACAGACCAACACGTGACGTCAACAGCAGCTATTTATTAAAGAGTTCATCACTGTTGTacagtcaacacacacacacacacacacacacacacacacacactctctgaagGACAGCGCTCCCGTTGGTGTCACGTGATCTTCACCATGATTGTGGGGGTCCGTTCATCACACCAGCGATGTCACACCTGCACAATCACAAACAAACACGAGTGAGCGCCCTGCAGACATCAGTCGTCTCCTGACACCATCAGCGCACTTTGTTTTAAAGGGAACTGCTCCTAATGAGGGAACCAAAATAACCAGGATCGATTAGAGGTCCTGAATGTTTGTTTTCCACTGACTACCCACCCCCACTGATCACGTGACTGCACACTCAGGGCAATCACATGAAGCCGGTGGGCTGTTGTTGCAGGTTTTCGTGGCGTGCTCCGAGTAGAGCTGCAGTATGAGGCTCCACGCCTCCTTTACCAGACTTACCATGGGAGAACTTGCACTGTTTGAGCGCCTCGTTGAAGCCCTCACAGAGAGTGAGGTCTGTATGGTTGGTGGCACAATCCAGAAACTGTTTGACTTCAAAGTGACAGGGGCCTGGCTGGGCTGGAGCAGACCGGGGGGGCTCCTGAATGAGAGCATAAAGAAATGTCACACTCGTGGCATTTCAAACCACAGCAGCTGCAACATTAGAGCTGAGGCATGCTGGGCGTTGTCTGGGCGGCATTTCCAACCACCTCTTACCTGGTATGTAGCTTTGGCTGGTTctggactgctgctgctgcccccACCGAATGCTCCCGTGAGGGCGCTGCCAACCACGTGGCCCACAGCTGAGCCAACAGCTACTCCTGCAGCTGTGGTAGCCATCTGGGCCATGAGTCCTGGACCCTGGGACTGAGCAGGAGCTGGGACCAGCGAGGCCGGAGGTGCATGAACAGGAGCTGGAGCGTGGGATGGAGCTGGGCTACAGACAGGAGAAAAACAGTCATGCAACACTGCTGCTAGCAGGACAAGAGCTTCCAGCTGCTGAACGCTCTGTGCTGCTGTTAGTTTCTGAGGGTAGGCTTCACATCAGAGTTAGCAGGTTTGGAGTTGGTTAGCATGCTGTGTGGATTTGTGATACGTCATCCGTCGCAGATCAAGTTCTGTTGCAATTCAAATTCCCAGATGTGCTCCGGCTCCTCCCGTCCTATCCAGGATGCATTGATGGCGGTTGCCTGCGTGGACTCAGTGCAGCCAaacatcccagaatgcattcagTCCAGAAGTCATGTTAGTGTTTGGTTTCTTTGCTCCTGCCTAAAGTTCAGCTTCATAACTggatcattttatttcatttggagAGGTGTCAGTACATGTTGAACTGAATATTACATCAGATATGACAGGTGAAAACTGTGCTGTTCTTATTTCAACAGCTGAATTCAGGCTagcattaaacacattttagttCAGAGATGATCAAatgatgtttttaatatttgtataATTGTCCAAGCTCAGAGCTGTTAGCTGAAGCTGCTTCACTCACCTTTTGTGACGCAGAAAAATGGCAGCAGTGTTTCAGGCGCACGTCACCGTGAAAGTCACGTGTACGGCGGGATCAGCGCTGCGTTTGCACTAATGCAGCAGCAGCGCTGAGATATTAACACACAGGTACTGTGACAGTCTCACCTGGCTGGAGCCGAGGGACGGCTGCGGCTTCCTCTGGCCATTGGAGATGATTTGGCGGACAACGCGAAGCCTGGACACGCCGACCTGGTCGCCTCTACACCGGCTCGACTGACCTTGTGCAACTCGCCTGTAATCCCCCCCAAAGAGCAACTGGAGGCAAACATCGCGAGATTTAGGCGTTACTTTAAACTCCCGTAGTGTCTCCTGGCGGGGAGGGTGGGGGGGCTGCACTTCTTGGGTTTTTAAAGTTTCATTGGAGGTTGGTAAACAGCAAAACGGCGCATTAGCGCCATCAGCTGGTATGGGGATGATCCAGCATGTTCAAAACCAGCAACACTAAATCTCAGCTGCTGACAAGCGTCCATGGCTGCAGAGCTCCGTTTGCAGCAGCTCACTGAGATCTGGCCAGTGTTGGCCaagttacctgaaaaaagtaatgagattacagtaacgcgttactgcccatctctggatCTGGCTGCCTCTTTGTCTTCTTGTGGTTTTGGGTCACTTCAGTGACGCCTGTCCTTCGCACAGTGGTCACAGGGCCCTGAATGAAAACTGTGCTGCTCCCTCCCGTGCGTCTcatttctctgtgtttgctgGATTTTCTGAAACCATTGTCCTTTCCTTTCTTGCTCCTTTCGTTAGAGTTTGCGCTCTGATGTCTGAGCTGCAAACTGACCCGTGGTCTTGTATCGTCGTCCGGCTGCAGAGCTCAAAGAGCCCATTGCTGATCCTTTTCCCTAATCTGACATGAAACTGGGACAATAAACGCTGTGTGTGAGGCAGTACAGATGTGGACAGAACTGTAACACTGGTCCAtgtctgtgtgactgtgtgccGGTGTAGAAAAGAAGCAGTAATGGAAGATACACCCCACGGCAGTGCTGCTGTCTGGGCGACTGTCCACCCACAGCTCTGTGCTTCTCCTCATTTTCACAGGTTTCTGTAGTTTGAGGTCATAACCAAGGATTTCATCTTTTCATTCTGTCCCTTTACAGCTGTTCACTGTTACACACAAATCATGAAAGCAGCCCGTGACTGCAGCGTGGGCTGGCTGTGTGCTCTCGTGCAGCAGCGCGGGGAGTCCTCTCAGCTCTGGCTGTGGTGAGCGCTCACAGGCAGTACCGCCCCTGACCGCAGGGGGCGCTGTGTGCTGATCGCCGGGGTTCCTTCTGGAAAAGCTCCGTCGACGTTAAAGCTTCCGAAGAGCGTCCGTCCTGTGAGCCGAGGTGCAGGTGGTGGTCCCGGGTTATGCATGTCAGATAGCAGCAGTAACAACGCACAGGCTCCGCCTTCTGTGAGAGGGCCGAAGGTCTGAAGATGTCTGCCGCCGTGGACTTCCACTCTCAGATCGCCTCCATCATGGAGGTGCTGGCTAACGCGGCCGTGGCGGAAATCTGTAAAGTTGTGGACGATGGATACGCGGTGGTTCACCTGGAGATGTCCCGGAGCCAGAAGGAGAACGAGTTCCTGAGGAGGAAAATCAAGCTGCTGGAGCTGCAGATCGCCCGGTACCGAGCGGAGAGGGTGAGGGGGGCAGAGGGCTCCATCAGCAGCCGCTTTCCCGGGGTTCGCCTCTTCAGCCGGCAGAGCAGGGACTCGCAGGCGGGTATGTAGCACCGGCACCGGGTGGTGAAGCATTACCGTCATAGGACAGGCTGGCAGACACGATCAGGACGCGGTGGGAGGGCAGTGTGCCGTGACTCAGCGTGACACAGTCCACTGGGCACTCGGTGATTTTCGTGTTTGACCACGGCCGCGGGCCTGTCCTGTGTTTGGAGCGTCCTCCTCTGTAGCTTGGTGGACTCGAGTGTCAACGCCACGGGCTTATTATATCCAGGCGTACTCACACCCGAGGGATATGTTTGCAGTTCCACTGTTTCTGTGGGCTGATTATCGTGTAGTCCATAGTAAACACaccgctgacctctgacctcggtGCCTGAGTCAGCGATTTCACTCCTGTCTCTGATTCGTTGGCTGCCACTGGAGGAGAACGTACTGGCGGCTGCGCAGTAACAAAGCAGGGCAGGGCCCAACAAACCCACGACCCTGGCTTCCCTCATCCACGGTGTGGACAACATGTGACCAGTCACACTGGTTATTGTACTAGCAGCTGATTGGTTGGTCCAGTTAAAGCACTCAGTAGAGTGGGGCGGAGCTACTGTAGCCTCAGTGCTGGTTGATGGTTTGACTGTCAGTgataaacacaacacacaggTTACAACTACGTGCTGTAAAATAGTTTGCAGCCAAGAGAAAACAAAGTTTCCTTTAAGAATTGATATCAGACGTTAGAGcagggtccccaatcccaggcctcgagggccggtgtcctgcaggttttacatctcaccctgggtcaacacacctgaatcacatgattggctcattaccaggcctctgaagaaagtcaagacatgttgagcaggtcatttatacatttaaatcagctgtgatggatcaaggacacatctaaaaacctgcaggacaccggccctcagggactgggattggggacccctgcgtTAGACTGTCGGCACACACGTCTCAGGGATCTCCCAGGAGTGGCTGTTTTCTGGAgatctgattggtcagtaggTGGTGATTTGTACCTGTTCACCTGTGATGAAGTCTGTTTGTCCAAACACTCAAATCCAGCTTAGCTGTTACGATGATCTACTGCGTCAGCCGTCGGTGTAAGGAGGGCTGACTCGGAGCGGCGAGCCTCTGACTCTGTGGACATGCAGCTTTTTAATACATAACGTGCACATGTGTTTGGCACGACATTAAACACCTGATTGTTTATATGAGTCTTTATTTTGAATGATCAGACTCACGAGCCTCTAATCATTCTTCTGGTATCCCATCAGGCCCCTCTCTGCAGGGCAGGACCAGGTTTCTGAACCGAGGGCCAGGAGCTCATCAGTCTGTGCAGAAGATCCAGCTCGTCAGTCTGGACCAGGATGCTGATCAGGAGGTTGTGACCACCACCAAAGCCGAGGTAAATCCTCACCCACACACGTCCGTTTACACACCAGTCCAAACTGTTCACACTTACAGACTGTCACACaaagtttttatagttttaagttgtttttaaatggtcaTGGCTGGATCTGTGACTGCGAGTGACCACAGTGGCCCCGGCAGACCTCCCTTTGTTACTCTACCCCCGTTTAAAACATACGATCCATGAAGGTGTAACACGGACAGGCTCAGAGCAGATGCCTGATGTAACCCACACACCTCACCACCGTCTCCTCGTACGTGTCCTGCACCACCTCACACACTGCTCTGACACTGCTGACCTCCATGCAGCACCACAGTTCCTCTCTCAGCAGCCTGTCATCTGCTTTCTCTCATCCTCAaagacacagtgaagctgaCCTTCTCTGTTCTTCTCCATCATCACCCTCAAAGCAAACATCTTCTGCTCACTGATCTCTGTAACCTTGCTTCAACAGCTCTGTCCCACGTCTGCCTGCTGTGGCTCATCGTCCCTCTGTAGTTACTGCAGCTCTGAACATCAGCCTCGTTCTGGCAGATCTGTACCAGTACAGTTCTTCTCCATGCTTCAACAGCCTCTCACAGACACCTTCATACCTGCAAAGGTCATCTGGACCAAGTGTATTTCCACTCTTCATCCTCTTGTAGCTGACCTCACTTCCTGCTTATTATTCCTCTACACTTCCTGATTCACTAACTTCCCCCCACCCTCCTCCTTCCATCGCTCTCTGTTTTTCCAGTCGTGGGAGGAGCTATGAGGACTCTCTGGGCTTGCAGGGAACACAATAGAACAGATGTAGACATTTCTATAATAgagtgtgagtgtctgtgaccACAGTCACATGTGCTTTAGTTCTTTCATGGTGTGTGTGCTTCAATGCACTCTCTAACAGAGTGTACTCACACTTCTGTCCCACTGCCTGTGAACACTTTCCCCTCACGATGTGATGTTTCTTAGCATGTCTGACGTCGTAACGTCCACAGACAACAGTGACAAACATTATTGGCTTTGTCTTTCTTCTGGTGCGTTTTCATTCAGAGGTGGTAGCAAGAACACCTACAGCAACAGGAGCTAATGTGTCTGCATTTAGCAAAAGCCTGTAAATGCTCACTTGTCTCTGTTTTCCAAGCCAAATTTCTTCACTGGCAAAATATGTGAGGGTTTGTGTTTGCAGCTACGCTCAGTTGCTGTCCACAGCTTTGCTGTTAGCGTCCTCCGTGATACGATAGCCCTCCAGCTAGCTGCTGCTGTCATGTGGTGCGTCCctcatttaaagtgaaaagtgtTCTTGTCGTTGTTGAGCGTGAATAAGAAATCTAATGTTGGGTCCATAATTATCTGGAGGATGACGGCACAGTAGAGAAGCAGCACAACGTCTCAGGGAGGAAACGCAGTATTTGTTGATGCCTGTGGGCTTCAGACTGTCGTCATTCACTGCAAACTAATACAAACAGTcctaatatttaaaatgtgcacAGTCTAGTTACCTGTCTGCCTGTGAAAATGGGCCTTTAAAACCAGAAACCAAAACATCACGGTGGGTACGTGGAAGTATCAGCTGGATTCATGCAGACAGGCTGCAGCTTTGCTCTGCATGGAAACAGTTATGTAACACGTTACTATGTAACTATTTATTTGGACGTGTGTTGTAATGATTACATTTGAAATAGTTTGATGATGTGAAGAACAGTGTTGTTCTCAAAGTGGGTGTGTCCTCTCAGTCAGCAGAGCCTGAGGGGGAGGGCGAGCTGCTGATCGTCAAGGTGGAGGGAGCAGTGGACGCTGGGTCTGTTGACCACAAGCTGCCGAGACGAGATGCTGCCTCCACCACTGCTACGTCACTCGGCGTCAGCGACGGCCAGACATCCAGACACTTAAGAGGAAAAGAGGTCAGTGGATCCAGCGTCGTCGGCTTTGTTGACGGTGGGACGGCTGAGATTGAGGGCGGCGACACTTTTCACAGTTCCCAGCCGCAGCAGACCGGAGCAGGGGACCGTCGGCCTTCGAGTAAAGGTGCTGACACCGGGCTGGGTACAGCTTCCTGTGAGGACAACAGCAAAGATAACCAGGCGGCGTTGGAGCCCTCCAAGTGCCCGCTGCCAGAAGTGATCGTCATTGATAGGGGAGGGGCATCGGACAAGGAGACCGCAGGGGAGGGGGGTGACTCGTCAGATGCAGTCCAGACAACCAGAGGACGAGACGGACACAAGGACGCGACTCGGTCCTCGGGTCTGTGCTCAGCCGGAGATGGGTCTGTGCTTCCTCACAATGACCCTCCAGGAACCTCCAGCATCAACTCCTCCAGTGACACCCACCTCCTGACTTTACACCACCCTGCGGTCCAACACAAAGCCCTCCCTCTGTCCTTCTACCAGGCCGTCACAATGGAGCGTCCGTACGGCTGCACCATCTGCACCAAACGCTTCTTCATGGAGTCGGACCTGCAGAAGCACATGGCCAGGCACACCAGGGAGAAACCCTACACCTGCCTGCTGTGTGGCAAAAGCTTCGTATGCCAGAGCCAGCTGGATATCCACCACAACGTGCACACCGGGGAGAGACCTTTCAGCTGCTCCGTCTGCAACCGGCGCTTCTCCCACCCCAGCAACCTCAAGAGGCATCAGAAGATCCAGCACTGAACCCAAAGACGAACTCTCCACAGCCCGCTGCACCACAGCTTCTCCTCCAGAGGCAGGCTTATACACTACTAACCTTCCTCAGCCTTAACTTCATGAAACAGGACTGGATGAATATTATCACATGAGCTGCTGTCACGTCACCCACACAGTCCTCTGCAGCACACAAAGGACACACACTGTTGTTGATGAGGGACAGGATGCAGTATGTGAGTGTGTAAGGATGAGTATGGAACAGCagcgcacacagagacacacacagacacacacacacacagagacagacagacagacacagacacacacacacacagacacacacagacacacacacacacagagacacacagacacacacagacacacacagacacacacagacacacacacacacagacacacacacacacacacacagacacacacagacagacagacacacagacacacacagacagacacacacacacacacacacacacacacacacagacacacagacacacacagacagacacacacacacacacacagacagacagacagacagacacacacacacacacacacacacacacacacgtttccaTGGAAGTATCCAATCAGACCATGAACACTGTGAATGAGCTTGTAACTCCTGAACTGTGAGCAGCATGAATCAGCTGGCACATGGCagacacatcatcatcatcatcatcatcacctctAGTCCTTTATGAGCTCCTTGCAGACGGCCCGTACATCAGAAATGATGTCACAACTGTTGGTGTGTGGTGCACTTGTTGCCGTTAGTTTGCTGCACCTCTGTCTTTTGTAAcctgcttcctgtgtgtgtgtatttacatgAAGTCTAATCAGTTTAACACAAATGTTCTGCAAAAAGCACCAAAGCAACATGAGCGTCAGCTGGGGACGGGCACAGACTGAGTGATTAACTCCATCACTGAGACCTCCTGTATGTTCTCGCTGCCTCTGCTGTGAGAGGCTGCACCGTCTCTGAGCAGCACATCAGAGACGTCACATCATGCAGATTCATTGCACGCTGTCTGGTCAAATGTTTGTCATGCTGGAGGTGTTTCAGtgtcccacacaccaacacaaatcccagTGACGACACATGTGATGTTTGTCTTAGTGTTTAGGTCTGAGCACTTGATCGTCTCAGGTAGAAACGGAGGCTGACTGCTCGTCACGTTGTTACCTGATgaaggctctggctgctggtcTGGGGTCAGCACACACTCTGCTGTAGCATCACTCTGGGCTCTTAGCTTAGCGTTAACATGCTGCCTGTGGTGTTGGCTGTCTGCATCATGCTGACACTCAGACACAGGATGCTGGCAGTGGCTGCGCTCATCATCCTGGTGCCTCTACACTGATGAAAGAACTAAAAAGGTTTCTGTGCTCATAAAAACACGGCCACGTCTGATAAGCAGGTCAGTTTCAGATCCAGCAATCAACCAAGAACCATCATAGCTGCTGCTGAGCTGAGCACCTGTATGGACATCAGACTGACTGAATCCAGACACATTAAGTGTACAAAGGCACAGCTGCTGTCTTTAGCAGCAGAGGCTAACTTGCTAACCCAGCTGCTTTCTTCTTTTGACTGATGAAAGTTTCTGTGAACTTGTCGAGACTTCATATATAAACCTCCCCCACCTTTAAATCTATCATCACACCTCATGGCTGTCCTGGTGAGCTTTGTCCCCATTAATCTGCAGCGTTGACTTTAATATCAGATTATTAGTCCACACCAGGTTAACGGGAGCTCCTGACACGCCCCCTGTGTGTAACGGACTGTGTGAGTTGATGGCTGCAAAGAAGCCTTCGTTTGgtttccttcatttctttcatttgggATATGAGCCAAAGTCATGACATCATCACGAACATTTCCCTGTTAACGTACAAACTTCGCTTCACCTTTGAAATGAATTCATGAAATCTGAGCTATGAGttcaacaaagaagagagaaacaTTGTCACTGCTTTGTACTCGTGAATATAGCGACATGTAAATTCGCtaataaattgtattttcaAACACTTGTATTTTGTCGTTTCCTGTGTCGTACGCTCTGGACTCAGTGGTCCTCGGCCGAGCTCACGCTCGCTGTCGGCACCGGAGCGGTGCATTAGTGCCGGTCTAGCTTGGATGGGTTGTTTTAAGCTGGCCTGTAAGCAAAATAGATGCACAGATTCCTGCAGCTACAAAAACGAGACTTAGTGGAGAAAAACCAAACGCTCCTCCAggagctcctcctccttcactgcTCCAGGGCTGTGCAGGTGTACTGTCCCCCACAGCCCTGCCGTTAGGACTGCACCGAGTCAAATACAAGTATGAGATGTGATGGTGCTGTGAAAGCACGGTTCATGTCACAGCCATGTTGACGTCAGTTGACGTCCACAGCCTGtcatgaccccccccccccactgtgtGAGCGCCCCCTGGCTTCTCTGTGTCAGCTAAACGCCTCCCTCCTCTTTCCAGGGTCAGGGGAGTCTGAATAACACGAGCAGCTCTCAGATCCCAGAGGAAGACGTGGATCAGGTCCAAGGTATCATCTGTTTCTCACTTACATTGTTTCACGTGCTGCCAACCCCACGAAGGCTGTTCACCGACTAACCATCGGCCCTGGTCACTGCATAGACGAACAGAGCAGCCAGTGGCACCACGATGTCTGTAAGAAACCAATATTTGAAGAATTCATTACATTACAAATGATTGTGGTAAAAACCCGAGTCAGGAAACACAGATCCCAGAGAGGTGATGGTACCTGAAGCTTCATCGTTAGTACTCAGCAGCACGGTGTGTGGGACTGAGCTAGGAGAGAGTATCATCCAGTGCCAGGGTGGCTGAGCTCTAACACACTCAAGACTAACATACACCCAGAATAATGTGTATTTTTCATCATAGGACTCTCAGCTGTAGGCAAAAACTCCACACTTGATTTCAGTCTTAGTGCCTGTGTGAGAGCTGGGACAGTTTGGGTGAGCATGCACGCTGCTGTGGAACATCCTATCCTATGGTTCATATTCTGTCTGAATGAAACTATCATGAAACCTAGAGACTGTTCGAGTGTTCAGAACTTGCAGACGTTGTACCGGCGCACTGGAAATGTAAGGCTGAGACTAAAAAAGTATCCAGATCAGTTAACAAAGCACTTTGGCGTCTCACTGAAGGTGAAAAGGAGAAACTTGTCAGGTATTAACCTGAAAAATGCCATTTCTAATCCTGTTTCTTTGCTGTGGGCTCCTCAGGCTCCACTCCAGGGAAACAGTCCCTCCCAGGGGCAGCTGGATTGGCAGGAGGACATCAGgacacaatgtcaccaggagaccgaggccctgtacaggctcttggtaaatgcattgaggaaatcaatgactggttgtgccacaattttctccagctaaacaaaaacaaaactgaggtaatagtctttggagccaaagaaaaacgattacaggtcaccagagaacttcaatctatacatctaaaaaccacaaaccaggcgagaaatttgggtgtagtgatggatgcagacctaaacttagaaaaacacattaagacaataacaaaatcagcttactatcacctcaagaatatttcaaggataaaagatctgatgtctcaacaggacctggaaaaactagtccatgcattcatctttagtaggcttgattactgtaacagcatctttacaggtctacctaaaaaatcagtcagacaactacagctcattcagaactctgctgctcgagtcctcactaagaccaaaaaagtggaccacatcagtccagctctgaggtccttacactggctgcctgtccgtcagaggatagactttaaagttctgatgctggcctataaagctctgaatggtttaggaccaaaatacatcagtgacctcctgacccagtatgaaccttccagatccctcaggtcatctggatccggtcttttatcagttcccagagtcagaaccagacacggagaagctgcattcagcttttatgctccttatatctggaacaaactcccagaaagcctcagatcagctgaaacactcagtttatttaaatccaggttgaagactcacctgttctcagctgcatttgaataaagcaccaaatccatacttttaagcttaaatttcaaaacttacactaactactgattttatctactgttcagattttatctgttttgattttatatactgttgtttgtttgttaattagttagttagtttatttgcttgttttattcaattttaaatcatgctttttatttgtttttgtttctaatgtctctgtaaagcactttgaatcaccttgttgttgaattgtgctatacaaataaacttgccttgccttacggAGCAGCATCCTGTTCTAAACTCAAAATTGCATCAGTCAACCAAATCAGTTCAAAGCCAGCCTCTGGTTTTCCACCAGGTTCCAAGATGGCTCAGAGTGGAGCTCTGCTGCGAAGCTTGACGGCGCTGCAGTCGGCTTGCTGCCACGTGGGGCTGACAGACGTGGTGGGTCGTGGGTAGGAGGTGGAGACGAGGGAGCGCCTCTCAGCAGAGCTGAGTGCTGACATCATCAGCCGGAGGTGTGGGGTTCAACGCCTCTCCTGTTGCCATAGAAACAGTGGACTCCCAGGTCCAGCTAACATGGCCATCGTGGTCGCAG
Coding sequences within:
- the chchd10 gene encoding coiled-coil-helix-coiled-coil-helix domain-containing protein 10, mitochondrial — encoded protein: MFASSCSLGGITGELHKVSRAGVEATRSACPGFALSAKSSPMARGSRSRPSAPASPAPSHAPAPVHAPPASLVPAPAQSQGPGLMAQMATTAAGVAVGSAVGHVVGSALTGAFGGGSSSSPEPAKATYQEPPRSAPAQPGPCHFEVKQFLDCATNHTDLTLCEGFNEALKQCKFSHGVTSLV
- the LOC113024820 gene encoding zinc finger protein 568-like, producing MSAAVDFHSQIASIMEVLANAAVAEICKVVDDGYAVVHLEMSRSQKENEFLRRKIKLLELQIARYRAERVRGAEGSISSRFPGVRLFSRQSRDSQAGPSLQGRTRFLNRGPGAHQSVQKIQLVSLDQDADQEVVTTTKAESAEPEGEGELLIVKVEGAVDAGSVDHKLPRRDAASTTATSLGVSDGQTSRHLRGKEVSGSSVVGFVDGGTAEIEGGDTFHSSQPQQTGAGDRRPSSKGADTGLGTASCEDNSKDNQAALEPSKCPLPEVIVIDRGGASDKETAGEGGDSSDAVQTTRGRDGHKDATRSSGLCSAGDGSVLPHNDPPGTSSINSSSDTHLLTLHHPAVQHKALPLSFYQAVTMERPYGCTICTKRFFMESDLQKHMARHTREKPYTCLLCGKSFVCQSQLDIHHNVHTGERPFSCSVCNRRFSHPSNLKRHQKIQH